CCAGACACCCTTTCATCAGTTTCTGAGCTGTATAGTAGTCCTCGGTTTGAAATTGACCAGAGCCATACATACACAAAGCTTCCGGTCCTTGGCTAAACCGCACAGTTTGAATGCGATTAACGATCCGCTCTAACGCTTCATCCCAACTGACGCGCCGGAATTCCTGATCCAAGGAGTCTCGCATCATTGGGTAAAGCAGTCGGTTTTTTCCTAAAGACTCAGCAACCGTAGCGCCTTTGACGCAAACCATACCCTGACTTGACGGATGGGCTTTGTCCCCCCGCACTTTCCAGATCGGATTGCCTTGGCTATCCCTATGTGTCGCCTTGCCTGGTTGAGCTGGGGGTGAAACCTCCAAGCCACAGCCAACGCCACAGTAAGGACAGAGGGTTTTGGTAAAGTCAGTCATGACATTTATACTGCGATCGCCAATCGTCTAAATGGAGATATATAGTCAAGGTCTTAGGATATGCTCTTTTTTAAAGCCGTTCTAAAGCCGCGCCTTCTTAACCTATGCCGCCAAAATCGGCTTTTTTCTGTAATTTATAAGACACAATCGTACTAAAACGTAGAATTCGCTACAAAATCAACGTTTAAAGTTATAGAACCTTGATTTTAAGAATTTTGCCTCCCCTGCCTCCCCTGCTCCCCCTGCTTTTATTCCTTGGCTATAAGGGTTGAGGAGGCTACCGATGCTGGTACTTCACCTTCATGATGTTCGGCAAACGAGCCACTCGGTTCCTTGAGCAGAAACCAACAGACAAAGGCAACAATCAGGGCGGTGACCCCCAGCGTTTGGAAGAAAATTCGGTTTCCTACAGCGCCCTCAGGTAAGAGACTATATAGGGTAAGGTACGCTACAGCTCCGACATTACCATAGGCACCGACATTGCCGGCAATCTGACCCGTAATCCGTCGCTTAATCAGGGGCACGATCGCAAAGGTTGAACCTTCGGCAGCCTGAACAAAGAAGGAGCAGGTCATAGTCACAAGGATGGCAACAGGTAGCCACCAGTTGCTATTTACATTGCTCAATAGCAAGTAGCCAATTCCCATACCAACGGTCAGCACAGTCATCGTCCATTTCCGGCTGCCTAAGGTGTCAGAAATCAAACCACCGCCAGGACGTGCCAACAAGTTCATGAAGGCGTAGCTAGCAGCAATCATTCCTGCCAACACCGTACTTAAGCTGAAGGTATTCTCAAAAAATTCAGGCAGCATCGAGACAACCGCTAGCTCTGAGCCAAAGTTAACAAAGTAGGTTGCTTCTAAAATGGCTACTTGACTGAATTTATAGCGTTCTTCAGGGGGATAGCGCTTCTTGCCCACCATCAAGTCTCGATTGGCATCCCAAGACTTATAAGCTTGGAACAAATACAGAGCGAGCAGTAGAAGATAAGTAATGTAGAGTTGGGTTTGATTGATTACACCTGTTTTGCTGATGCGCCAAGCCAAGACAGCCAAGATCCCAATCAAGGGGATGTTCATGACCATTAGTGCCCAAAAGCTTTTTTGGCTGGTTACTTCCATGCCACCATGGCGCGCAGGTCGCTGATAGACCCTGCCAGTGGGTGTGTCTTGAACGTTCAGAAAATAAATCACTCCGTATACAGCAGCAACAATCCCAGTCAGGGCGATCGCCAACCGCCAGTTAATTTGACCAGCAGCTAGGAAAGCTGTTGCAGTTGCAATAGAAGGGAGCGTGAACGCAGCAGCAGCAGAGCCAAAGTTTCCCCAGCCACCGTAGATGCCTTCAGCCCGACCAATTTCTTTAGGAGGAAACCATTCTGCAACCATCCTGATACCGATTACAAAACCTGCACCCACGATGCTCAGAAGCAAGCGGCTGAAAAGTAACTGACTAAAGTTTTGTGCAAGTGCAAACGTCAAGCACGGAATGGCAGCAAAAATTAGTAGAGCTGAGTAAGTAAGCCTCGGACCATAGCGGTCTAACAACATGCCGATAATAATTCGAGCCGGAACTGTGAGGGCTACATTACAGATAGCGAGGGTGCGGATTTGTGCTTCACTCAAACCCATATCTGCTTTCACGGCTGTAGCAAAAGGGGCAAAGTTAAACCAAACTACAAAGGACAGAAAGAACGCAAACCAAGTTAGATGTAAGATGCGGTAGCGACCGGTGAATGACAATATTCCTTTGAGCATTCAAAACCTTCCTAAGTCAAGAATGAAAAAATTGCATAGAGAAGCCTAGGGACAACTGCATGAATTGTCCTAACGAGATCTCACGAGTTGAAAATAGCCCTTATACCATTTGGTTTGATTGCTGCTAGATTTCGGTTTGTGAACCTCGCCACTGCCAAGTCGTTCAAAATCCAAAATCTAAAATCCAAAATAGTATTAGACTGTGGCTACCTCTCGCAAGCGGGCCCCGAAGTGTTCAACTAATAACTCTCGCAACACCGG
This window of the Chroococcidiopsis sp. CCMEE 29 genome carries:
- a CDS encoding MFS transporter, translated to MLKGILSFTGRYRILHLTWFAFFLSFVVWFNFAPFATAVKADMGLSEAQIRTLAICNVALTVPARIIIGMLLDRYGPRLTYSALLIFAAIPCLTFALAQNFSQLLFSRLLLSIVGAGFVIGIRMVAEWFPPKEIGRAEGIYGGWGNFGSAAAAFTLPSIATATAFLAAGQINWRLAIALTGIVAAVYGVIYFLNVQDTPTGRVYQRPARHGGMEVTSQKSFWALMVMNIPLIGILAVLAWRISKTGVINQTQLYITYLLLLALYLFQAYKSWDANRDLMVGKKRYPPEERYKFSQVAILEATYFVNFGSELAVVSMLPEFFENTFSLSTVLAGMIAASYAFMNLLARPGGGLISDTLGSRKWTMTVLTVGMGIGYLLLSNVNSNWWLPVAILVTMTCSFFVQAAEGSTFAIVPLIKRRITGQIAGNVGAYGNVGAVAYLTLYSLLPEGAVGNRIFFQTLGVTALIVAFVCWFLLKEPSGSFAEHHEGEVPASVASSTLIAKE